One genomic region from Portunus trituberculatus isolate SZX2019 chromosome 5, ASM1759143v1, whole genome shotgun sequence encodes:
- the LOC123515435 gene encoding vesicular glutamate transporter 1-like has product MPGLDALIVLKDRAKEVRERFIISRNSVIPHDRDVQYEEYELGSAKGGADQQWGEGAFDEDMEREKPPLRKIDQYMPPNCPCCNITKRFTMAILASIGFLISFGIRCNMGVAVVQMTANESDSGKREIEWSDDIVGVIDSSFFWGYLVTQVPGGLIASRFPAHWVFGTAITTTSLLNMLFPGASRMHPAAAMTVRILQGLVEGVTYPACHGIWRNWAPPLERSRLATMAFCGSYAGAVLGMPLSAWLTEGIGWPAPFYFYGVAGVTWGFFWYWLAFEKPAKHPTISAKEQVYIEESLGKQPTSQPTFASTPWRAFATSMPVWAIVVANVARSWTFYLLIISQPSYFSEVFHYKVAKSGTLSALPHLVMTIVVPFGGQLADHFRKNNILSTTNVRKIFNCGGFGLEALFLLVVAFTRDTTVAISALTLAVGFSGFAISGFNVNHLDIAPRYASILMGISNGFGTLSGMICPIVVEEFTKQGTAAEWQVVFLIASIIHFLGIAFYGIFASGELQPWAEPAPEEAATGEVLPKETTPAVGGVGGVGGVVGGVTGVAGAAGQPNGKLSTYGTMMEDGGGGVAGEGGGQGYTYTQQDYTQQQQQQQQQQPGYTMQQADDANYSTQNPHNPFASAPPQPSNPFAGGFKQEPVQPPSQYTPSQY; this is encoded by the exons GGAGGGAGCGTTCGACGAGGACATGGAGAGGGAGAAGCCGCCCCTGAGGAAGATCGACCAGTACATGCCCCCAAACTGCCCCTGCTGTAACATTACCAAGAGATTCACCATGGCTATTCTGGCGAGCatag gttttctcatctctttcggTATTCGGTGTAACATGGGCGTGGCGGTGGTGCAGATGACGGCCAATGAAAGTGATTCTGGG AAGCGAGAGATCGAGTGGAGTGACGACATAGTGGGCGTGATcgattcctctttcttctgggGCTACCTGGtgacacaagtacctgggggcCTCATCGCCTCTCGCTTCCCCGCCCACTG ggTTTTCGGaacagccatcaccaccacctccctcctgaACATGCTCTTCCCAGGGGCGTCCCGAATGCACCCCGCCGCCGCCATGACCGTCAGGATACTGCAGGGCCTGGTGGAG GGTGTCACGTATCCGGCGTGTCACGGTATCTGGAGGAACTGGGCCCCGCCGCTGGAACGCTCTCgtctcgccaccatggctttcTGCGGGAGCTATGCTGGGGCGGTGCTGGGTATGCCGCTGTCTGCCTGGCTCACGGAGGGCATTGGGTGGCCAGCGCCCTTCTACTTCTATG GTGTGGCTGGGGTGACCTGGGGGTTTTTTTGGTACTGGTTGGCCTTTGAGAAACCCGCCAAACACCCAACCATCAGTGCCAAGGAGCAGGTGTACATTGAGGAGAGTCTCGGCAAGCAG ccCACCTCGCAGCCCACCTTCGCCTCCACCCCCTGGCGCGCCTTTGCCACCTCCATGCCTGTGTGGGCCATCGTGGTGGCAAACGTGGCTCGCTCCTGGACCTTCTACCTGTTGATCATCTCACAGCCTAGCTACTTCAGTGAGGTGTTCCATTACAAGGTGGCcaag AGCGGCACCCTGTCAGCCCTCCCTCACCTGGTAATGACGATCGTGGTGCCATTCGGGGGCCAGCTAGCAGACCACTTCCGTAAGAACAatatcctctccaccaccaacgtAAGGAAGATCTTCAACTGCGGCGGGTTTGGACTGGAGGCGCtgttcctgctggtggtggcctTCACGAGGGACACCACTGTGGCTATCTCCGCGCTAACTCTCGCTGTGGGCTTCTCCGGCTTTGCTATatcag GATTCAACGTGAACCACCTGGACATCGCGCCGCGCTACGCCAGCATTCTCATGGGCATCAGCAATGGGTTCGGGACACTGAGCGGCATGATCTGTCCCATTGTGGTGGAGGAATTTACCAAGCAAGGC ACAGCGGCGGAGTGGCAGGTGGTGTTCCTAATCGCCTCCATCATCCACTTCTTGGGCATCGCCTTCTACGGGATCTTCGCCTCGGGGGAGCTGCAACCCTGGGCAGAGCCGGCGCCCGAGGAGGCCGCCACGGGGGAGGTCCTGCCCaag GAGACCACGCCGGCAGTAGGAGGCGTGGGCGGTGTTGGCGGCGTGGTGGGCGGCGTGACTGGCGTGGCGGGGGCGGCGGGCCAGCCTAATGGGAAACTGTCCACCTATGGCACGATGATGGAGGACGGGGGCGGGGGCGTGGCGGGGGAGGGCGGGGGACAGGGATACACCTACACCCAGCAGGACTatacccaacaacaacaacaacaacaacaacaacaaccaggatACACCATGcagcag gctGACGACGCAAACTACTCCACACAGAATCCTCACAACCCGTTCGCCAGCGCTCCACCCCAGCCTTCCAACCCCTTCGCTGGGGGGTTCAAACAGGAGCCAGTGCAGCCCCCCTCCCAGTACACCCCTTCCCAGTACTAA